From one Burkholderia latens genomic stretch:
- a CDS encoding lysozyme inhibitor LprI family protein has translation MKKKNLLASCALLALAVPFAAHAAGCGKPRSAFDQVYCSSNEFSQVDRELNDEYGRVRKLLSGDQQAKLKTGQLAWMKQRDDRCSETRDDGYLVNLQCAIDFTQSRLSFLRERERECASTGCVTAKLGE, from the coding sequence ATGAAGAAGAAGAATCTGCTTGCATCCTGTGCACTGCTCGCGCTTGCCGTGCCGTTCGCCGCGCACGCGGCCGGGTGCGGGAAGCCGCGCAGCGCGTTCGATCAGGTGTATTGCAGCAGCAACGAGTTTTCGCAGGTCGACCGCGAACTGAATGACGAATACGGCCGTGTGCGCAAGCTGTTGAGCGGCGACCAGCAGGCGAAGCTGAAGACGGGGCAGCTCGCCTGGATGAAGCAGCGCGACGACCGCTGCAGCGAAACCCGGGACGACGGCTATCTCGTGAACCTGCAGTGCGCGATCGACTTCACGCAATCGCGCCTGTCGTTCCTGCGCGAACGCGAGCGCGAGTGCGCGAGCACGGGCTGTGTGACGGCCAAGCTCGGCGAGTAA
- a CDS encoding DUF2945 domain-containing protein → MTTPFKLGDCVRWNFEAGSATGTIIAVYTQDFDDKGHRRRASPEDPQDEIEGDRTDHAAPHRGRVLEHLTGKDDA, encoded by the coding sequence ATGACGACGCCGTTCAAGCTGGGCGACTGCGTTCGCTGGAATTTCGAAGCCGGTTCCGCAACCGGCACGATCATCGCGGTCTACACGCAGGATTTCGATGACAAAGGCCATCGCCGCCGAGCGTCGCCGGAAGATCCGCAAGACGAGATCGAGGGCGACCGCACCGACCATGCCGCCCCGCATCGCGGCCGTGTGCTCGAACACCTCACCGGCAAGGACGACGCGTGA
- a CDS encoding polyamine aminopropyltransferase: MLHKRALVLSILVLASCGLGYELISSALSSYLLGDSILQFSSVIGCYLFAMGIGSWLAKFVEDDDVLDRFVDIELLVGLLGGVSAALLFAVFAWLAAPFRAALYALVLALGLLIGMEIPLVMRAFQQRRQAFRHTVSEVLTFDYLGSLAVSLIFPLVLAPRLGLLRTSFLFGLLNALVALWTTHLFRDEIRNVRGKLMRASLVIGLLVAGFALSDRITHWAEHGVYGDETIYSETTPYQRIVLTQWHDDMRLYLNGNLQFSSRDEHRYHEALIHPAIEALPWAKRVLVLGGGDGLAVRELLKHRNLERITLVDLDPAMTRLFSTSASLVKLNQGSLKDPRVQVINDDAVRWLESNADVYDAIVVDFPDPTNFGLGRLYSVPVFRLLARHLSENGYAVIQSTSPYFAPHAYWTIIATLHEAGLNTWPYHCYVPSFGDWGFVIAGKRRDFAVPTHYSVPTRWLDAQTAAEMFHFPADMPALPMSPNELNDQPLVRRFDDDWKHVLR, translated from the coding sequence ATGCTTCATAAGCGCGCGCTCGTCCTGTCGATTCTCGTACTCGCGTCGTGCGGGCTCGGCTACGAACTGATCAGCAGCGCGCTGTCGAGCTACCTGCTCGGCGATTCGATCCTGCAGTTCTCGTCGGTGATCGGCTGCTACCTGTTCGCGATGGGGATCGGCTCGTGGCTCGCGAAGTTCGTCGAGGACGACGACGTGCTCGACCGCTTCGTCGACATCGAGCTGCTCGTCGGCCTGCTCGGCGGCGTGTCGGCAGCGCTCCTGTTCGCGGTGTTCGCGTGGCTTGCCGCGCCGTTCCGCGCGGCGCTCTACGCGCTCGTGCTCGCGCTCGGCCTGTTGATCGGGATGGAGATTCCGCTCGTGATGCGCGCGTTCCAGCAGCGCCGCCAGGCGTTCCGCCATACCGTCAGCGAAGTGCTGACGTTCGACTACCTCGGCTCGCTCGCGGTGTCGCTGATCTTCCCGCTCGTGCTCGCGCCGCGCCTCGGGTTGCTGCGCACGAGCTTTTTGTTCGGCTTGCTGAACGCGCTCGTCGCGCTGTGGACCACGCACTTGTTCCGTGACGAGATCCGCAACGTGCGCGGCAAGCTGATGCGCGCATCACTCGTAATCGGGCTGCTCGTCGCCGGTTTCGCGCTGTCGGACCGCATCACGCACTGGGCCGAGCACGGCGTGTACGGCGACGAGACCATCTATTCGGAAACCACGCCGTACCAGCGGATCGTGCTCACGCAATGGCACGACGACATGCGCCTGTACCTGAACGGCAACCTGCAGTTCTCGTCGCGCGACGAGCATCGCTATCACGAGGCGCTGATCCATCCGGCGATCGAAGCGCTGCCGTGGGCGAAGCGCGTGCTCGTGCTCGGCGGCGGCGACGGCCTCGCGGTTCGCGAACTGCTGAAGCACCGCAACCTCGAACGCATCACGCTCGTCGATCTCGACCCGGCGATGACGAGACTCTTTTCGACTTCGGCATCGCTCGTGAAGTTGAACCAGGGCTCGCTGAAGGACCCGCGCGTGCAGGTGATCAACGACGATGCGGTGCGCTGGCTCGAATCGAACGCCGACGTGTACGACGCAATCGTCGTCGACTTCCCCGACCCGACCAACTTCGGGCTCGGCCGGCTGTATTCGGTGCCCGTGTTCCGTCTGCTCGCGCGTCACCTGTCGGAGAACGGCTATGCGGTGATCCAGTCCACGTCGCCGTATTTCGCGCCGCACGCGTACTGGACGATCATCGCGACGCTGCACGAGGCGGGCCTCAATACATGGCCGTATCACTGCTACGTGCCGTCGTTCGGCGACTGGGGTTTCGTGATCGCCGGCAAGCGCCGCGACTTCGCCGTGCCGACGCATTATTCGGTGCCGACGCGCTGGCTCGATGCGCAAACGGCCGCCGAAATGTTCCACTTCCCGGCCGACATGCCCGCGCTGCCGATGTCGCCGAACGAACTCAACGACCAGCCGCTCGTGCGCCGCTTCGACGACGACTGGAAACACGTGCTGCGCTGA
- a CDS encoding DUF488 family protein: MTLPFHTIGHSSRTLDQFIEMLDAVDVALLVDIRKMTRSRTNPQFNEATLPDALARAGIRYAHIAELGGLRGKSRDVRIGVNGFWTNRSFHRYADYALSPEFRAGLDALIAQGHRQRCAIMCSEAVWWRCHRRIVSDYLIARGETVLHIMGKNRTELAQLTAGAVIRDDGTIVYPDVRGDPAAEETTVRPHA; this comes from the coding sequence GTGACGCTTCCGTTCCATACCATCGGTCACTCGAGCCGCACGCTCGACCAGTTCATCGAGATGCTCGATGCAGTCGACGTCGCGCTGCTCGTCGACATCCGGAAAATGACGCGCTCGCGCACAAATCCGCAGTTCAACGAAGCGACGCTGCCCGACGCGCTGGCCAGAGCCGGCATCCGGTACGCGCACATCGCGGAACTCGGCGGGCTGCGCGGCAAGTCCCGCGACGTGCGCATCGGCGTCAACGGCTTCTGGACGAACCGCAGCTTCCATCGCTATGCCGACTACGCGCTGTCGCCCGAGTTTCGAGCTGGCCTCGACGCGTTGATCGCGCAAGGGCACCGACAGCGCTGCGCGATCATGTGCTCGGAAGCCGTGTGGTGGCGCTGTCATCGGCGGATCGTGTCCGATTACCTGATCGCACGGGGCGAAACGGTTCTGCACATCATGGGCAAGAATCGCACGGAACTCGCGCAGCTCACGGCCGGCGCGGTGATTCGCGATGACGGCACGATCGTCTACCCGGACGTCCGCGGCGATCCGGCAGCGGAAGAAACGACCGTGCGGCCGCACGCGTGA
- a CDS encoding helix-turn-helix domain-containing protein, producing MNEQEEIESLAILIRDLRKHRKVTLNELAERIGRSVGFLSQVERGLSRPTVADLTAIGEALGVPTTYFYSLSKPRSVPWVTRPDERRTVYYAAGITDILVSPNMRSRFSILESHLAPGASSGERAVDDSDEQGGFVLEGELTIWLDGDDTPVTLGPNDAFQLPAHKRFRYANLTDAPTRVIWVFT from the coding sequence ATGAACGAACAGGAAGAGATAGAAAGTCTGGCGATTCTGATCCGCGATCTGCGCAAGCATCGCAAGGTCACGCTCAACGAGCTTGCGGAGCGCATCGGTCGCTCGGTCGGCTTTCTGTCGCAGGTGGAACGTGGGCTGTCGCGGCCGACGGTCGCCGATCTCACCGCGATCGGCGAGGCGCTCGGCGTGCCGACCACCTATTTCTACAGCCTGAGCAAACCGCGCAGCGTGCCGTGGGTCACGCGGCCCGACGAACGCCGCACCGTCTATTACGCGGCGGGCATCACCGACATACTCGTGTCGCCGAACATGCGTTCGCGCTTCTCGATCCTGGAAAGCCATCTCGCGCCAGGCGCGAGCAGCGGTGAGCGCGCCGTCGACGACAGCGACGAGCAGGGTGGTTTCGTGCTCGAAGGCGAGCTGACGATCTGGCTCGACGGCGACGATACACCGGTCACGCTCGGGCCGAACGACGCGTTCCAGTTGCCCGCGCACAAGCGGTTTCGCTATGCGAACCTGACCGACGCACCCACGCGCGTGATCTGGGTATTCACCTGA
- a CDS encoding N-acetylmuramoyl-L-alanine amidase family protein: MMNRTVRRLRPFARAAARVLACAPLLGAPLALHAADAASPDAQPAPGRYIVVDTGHTPAHPGATGASGRVEYRYNLDLSTAVADKLVAHGDRVLRTSADGREIALDQRSTQAPDANLFVSIHHDSMQQQFIDAGRQREFRGFAIFVSERNPQHAESLRCARSIAERLVAAGERPSLYHAQPIKGENRPLIDPQLGIHRFDDLVVLRTAPIPAVLVEAGVIVNPDEEKRLAQRETIQRLAAAIAGGIDACTPAR, from the coding sequence ATGATGAACCGAACCGTTCGACGCCTTCGCCCGTTCGCGCGTGCCGCCGCGCGCGTGCTCGCATGTGCACCGCTGCTCGGCGCTCCGCTCGCGCTGCACGCGGCCGACGCCGCAAGCCCCGATGCGCAGCCGGCGCCTGGCCGCTACATCGTCGTCGACACCGGCCATACACCGGCCCATCCCGGTGCAACCGGCGCGAGCGGCCGTGTCGAATACCGGTACAACCTCGATCTGTCCACCGCCGTTGCAGACAAGCTCGTCGCGCACGGCGATCGCGTGCTGCGCACGTCGGCCGATGGCCGCGAGATCGCGCTCGACCAGCGTTCGACGCAGGCGCCCGATGCAAACCTGTTCGTGTCGATCCATCACGATTCGATGCAGCAGCAGTTCATCGACGCCGGCCGGCAACGCGAATTCCGCGGCTTCGCCATATTCGTGTCGGAGCGCAATCCGCAACACGCCGAAAGCCTGCGCTGCGCAAGGTCGATCGCCGAGCGGCTGGTCGCGGCAGGTGAGCGGCCGTCGCTGTATCACGCGCAACCGATCAAGGGCGAGAACCGTCCGCTGATCGATCCGCAACTCGGCATTCACCGCTTCGACGATCTCGTCGTGCTGCGTACCGCGCCGATCCCGGCCGTGCTCGTCGAAGCCGGCGTGATCGTCAATCCCGACGAGGAAAAGCGGCTCGCGCAGCGCGAGACGATCCAGCGTCTGGCGGCCGCGATCGCGGGCGGGATCGACGCGTGTACGCCCGCCCGGTAA
- a CDS encoding SPFH domain-containing protein, with protein sequence MSLGSFIRKQFIDVLQWTEDADGVLAWRYAMQDQEIQYGGQLTVRESQVAVFVNEGKVADVFQPGLYKLETRTLPVLTNLKNWDKFFQSPFKSDVYFFSTRLQLGRRWGTAQPVTIRDREFGFVQLRAFGIYSYRIVDAAAFHREVSGTRAQYTVDDLEQQLRNLVVTAMSTTFGSADVPFVDMAANQTLLSQRVAEALVPVFTRYGLALDAFAVESVSLPAELQKALDLRIGAGMAGDLARATQYQTAQAIPLAAQNPGGIAGVGAGLAAGAAIGQAMAGQIAGAQPAAAAAPAPVAAPVAAAQPAAPAEGADYVQRLEQLKALLDKGLVTEEDYSRAKAEILAKLTR encoded by the coding sequence ATGAGTCTGGGTTCGTTTATCCGCAAGCAGTTCATCGACGTCCTGCAATGGACGGAAGATGCCGACGGCGTGCTGGCCTGGCGCTATGCGATGCAAGACCAGGAGATTCAGTACGGCGGCCAGCTGACCGTGCGCGAATCGCAGGTCGCCGTGTTCGTCAACGAAGGCAAGGTCGCCGACGTATTCCAGCCCGGGCTGTACAAGCTGGAGACGCGCACGCTGCCGGTGCTGACCAACCTGAAGAACTGGGACAAGTTCTTTCAATCGCCTTTCAAGTCGGACGTCTATTTCTTCAGCACGCGGCTGCAACTCGGCCGGCGCTGGGGCACCGCGCAGCCGGTGACGATTCGCGATCGCGAATTCGGCTTCGTGCAGTTGCGTGCGTTCGGCATCTACTCGTACCGGATCGTCGATGCGGCCGCGTTCCATCGCGAGGTCAGCGGCACGCGCGCGCAATACACGGTCGACGATCTCGAACAGCAGTTGCGCAATCTGGTCGTCACCGCGATGAGCACGACGTTCGGCTCGGCCGACGTGCCGTTCGTCGACATGGCCGCGAATCAGACGCTGCTGTCGCAACGCGTTGCCGAGGCGCTGGTGCCGGTGTTCACGCGCTACGGGCTCGCGCTCGATGCATTCGCGGTCGAGAGCGTATCGTTGCCGGCCGAATTGCAGAAGGCGCTCGACCTGCGGATCGGCGCCGGGATGGCCGGGGATCTCGCACGCGCGACGCAATACCAGACCGCGCAGGCGATCCCGCTGGCCGCGCAGAATCCGGGCGGCATCGCGGGTGTCGGCGCGGGGCTGGCCGCCGGCGCGGCGATCGGGCAGGCGATGGCCGGCCAGATCGCGGGCGCGCAACCGGCAGCGGCTGCAGCGCCTGCGCCCGTCGCGGCGCCGGTCGCCGCTGCGCAACCGGCCGCACCGGCAGAAGGCGCCGATTACGTGCAACGCCTCGAACAGCTGAAGGCGCTGCTCGACAAGGGGCTCGTGACAGAAGAGGACTACTCGCGCGCGAAGGCGGAAATCCTCGCGAAACTCACCCGGTAA
- a CDS encoding DUF350 domain-containing protein, producing MNSAYLYAVHLLSAFVLLFVFAAVYLKVTPFDELALIRDGNAAATLSFGGALIGFCLTLASSIAHNSTLGEVVLWAVGAMAVQLVTYAVLTRLIPGMNHAIEDRNIAMGGLMGTASLVVGIINAACLT from the coding sequence ATGAATAGTGCCTATCTTTATGCGGTTCATTTGCTGTCGGCGTTCGTGCTGCTTTTCGTGTTCGCGGCAGTGTACCTGAAGGTCACGCCGTTCGACGAACTGGCGCTGATTCGTGACGGCAACGCGGCTGCGACGCTGTCGTTCGGCGGCGCGCTGATCGGCTTCTGCCTGACCCTCGCGTCCAGCATCGCGCACAACTCGACGCTCGGCGAAGTCGTGCTGTGGGCTGTCGGCGCGATGGCCGTGCAGCTGGTCACCTATGCCGTGCTCACCCGCCTGATTCCCGGCATGAACCATGCAATCGAGGATCGCAACATCGCGATGGGCGGCCTGATGGGCACCGCGTCGCTCGTCGTCGGCATCATCAATGCCGCCTGCCTGACCTGA
- a CDS encoding NAD(P)/FAD-dependent oxidoreductase: protein MFVQSDRHVASYYAAAYPAPIPRRPELDECIDADVLIVGAGFSGLHTALRLALAGKRVVVLEASRVAWAASGRNGGQALLGWSCDMQPLEDSLGRDGARMLWDSMRWAAVEVRELPARHGFDIDYRPGSLWAAVRPRRIAMLTQARDEAGQRWGYDRLRMIGRDEMPEWIGSARYLAALYDPEAGHLNPLKLALGLAQTIERAGGRIFEQSRALDCRETAGGYVARTARGEVRADVLVLACNAYVDRLDPDLSRRLLPVGTYQVATAPLAPDVARSLLPRDSCVIDNQFVPDYFRLSPDNRLLFGGGCTYLGGIPADIAAATRPHLERVFPQLTGVPLDYAWGGHIDISMRRTPDIGRRGQRFWLQGFSGHGVLPTLAGARAVADAVLGDDRLLAQYQRIRNPRFPGGARFAAPMEAIGKAWYRLRDTV from the coding sequence ATGTTCGTGCAGTCCGACCGTCACGTCGCGAGTTACTACGCTGCTGCATATCCGGCGCCGATCCCGCGTCGGCCGGAACTGGACGAATGCATCGACGCCGACGTGCTGATCGTCGGCGCCGGCTTCAGCGGATTGCACACGGCGTTGCGTCTCGCGCTCGCGGGCAAGCGCGTGGTCGTGCTCGAAGCCAGCCGCGTCGCATGGGCCGCATCGGGCCGCAACGGCGGACAGGCGTTGCTCGGCTGGTCGTGCGACATGCAGCCGCTCGAGGATTCGCTCGGCCGCGACGGCGCGCGGATGCTGTGGGACAGCATGCGCTGGGCGGCGGTCGAAGTGCGCGAACTTCCCGCCCGTCACGGCTTCGACATCGACTATCGGCCCGGCAGCCTGTGGGCCGCGGTGCGCCCGCGCCGCATTGCGATGCTGACGCAGGCGCGCGACGAAGCCGGGCAGCGGTGGGGCTACGACCGGCTGCGCATGATCGGGCGCGACGAGATGCCGGAATGGATCGGCAGCGCGCGCTACCTTGCCGCCCTTTACGACCCGGAGGCCGGTCATCTGAATCCGCTGAAGCTCGCGCTCGGGCTCGCGCAGACGATCGAACGGGCCGGCGGCCGCATCTTCGAGCAAAGCCGCGCGCTCGACTGTCGCGAGACCGCTGGTGGCTACGTCGCGCGCACCGCGCGCGGCGAAGTGCGCGCGGACGTGCTGGTGCTCGCGTGCAACGCGTATGTCGACCGGCTCGATCCCGACCTGTCGCGCCGGCTGCTGCCGGTCGGCACCTACCAGGTCGCGACCGCGCCGCTGGCGCCGGACGTCGCGCGTTCGCTGTTGCCGCGCGACAGCTGCGTGATCGACAACCAGTTCGTGCCTGACTATTTCCGTCTAAGTCCGGACAACCGCCTGCTGTTCGGCGGCGGCTGCACGTATCTCGGCGGAATTCCGGCCGACATCGCGGCCGCGACGCGCCCGCACCTCGAGCGCGTGTTTCCGCAACTGACCGGCGTGCCGCTCGACTACGCATGGGGCGGCCACATCGACATCAGCATGCGGCGTACGCCGGACATCGGCCGCCGCGGCCAGCGTTTCTGGCTGCAGGGTTTCTCGGGCCACGGCGTGTTGCCGACGCTCGCCGGCGCACGCGCGGTGGCGGACGCCGTGCTCGGCGACGATCGCCTGCTCGCGCAATACCAGCGCATCCGCAATCCGCGCTTTCCAGGCGGCGCTCGCTTCGCCGCGCCGATGGAGGCGATCGGCAAGGCCTGGTACCGTTTGCGCGATACCGTCTGA
- a CDS encoding GNAT family N-acetyltransferase — protein MPSNTTTIALRAATPADAAAIAAIHVASWRATYAGIMPASFLAALSVEQRTGFWYRALTAGDANVTIACGADGVTGWVAYGPTRDTDKDRSWGEIGAIYLHPAHCGKGIGAVLVDHACRSLRDAGHAWVSLWAIVRNRRARAFYEREGFVAESDIKTFDIEGTPIDEVRYWRALR, from the coding sequence ATGCCATCGAACACGACAACGATCGCCCTTCGCGCGGCCACGCCGGCCGATGCCGCCGCCATCGCCGCCATTCACGTCGCATCGTGGCGCGCAACGTACGCCGGCATCATGCCGGCTTCGTTCCTTGCGGCTTTATCGGTCGAACAACGCACCGGCTTCTGGTATCGCGCGCTGACAGCAGGCGACGCGAACGTCACGATCGCATGCGGCGCCGACGGCGTGACCGGCTGGGTCGCGTACGGCCCGACGCGCGACACCGACAAGGATCGCTCGTGGGGCGAAATCGGCGCGATTTATCTGCATCCGGCGCATTGCGGCAAAGGCATCGGTGCGGTGCTGGTCGATCATGCCTGCCGGTCGCTGCGCGACGCGGGCCATGCCTGGGTGTCGCTCTGGGCGATCGTCCGGAACCGCCGGGCGCGGGCTTTCTACGAGCGTGAAGGCTTCGTCGCCGAAAGCGACATCAAGACATTCGACATCGAAGGCACGCCGATCGACGAAGTGCGCTACTGGCGCGCACTTCGCTAG
- a CDS encoding glutamine synthetase family protein, which produces MTADVVPMLVDEVRAFRHAHPEIRYVDLICLDLPGHFYGKRYPIDALEKVASGSLLKLPQNCVLLGTQGGLYKIGDYCFNDGDPDAPRRLIPGTLKPVRWERQPLAQMLISSDGTEAPIEFEPREVLARVLRRFAARGIRPVVAFELEFYLFAAQLADGMPQYPRDRLSDDRDDQPNMHIERLSRFADVLHEMVDAACEQGVDATVITAELGPGQFEINFGHTDDALRAADWSALFCRSTRGVALKHGYRASFMGKPYLHAPGSGMHVHVSLYDDAGRNLLAADGQRPLRHAVAGCLALLPHCMPVFAPNHNAFRRYGSMVNAASRASWGFEDRDACIRIPESDARNLRIEHRLASADANPYLVLAAILAGIEHGLDARLEPIAPLNDDRGSGVDFPKEMLSAVAAMQDHAAVRQRLGSEFVMVYCENKRQEELDFRNEIGAREYRWFL; this is translated from the coding sequence ATGACTGCTGACGTCGTTCCGATGCTGGTCGATGAAGTGCGCGCATTCCGGCACGCGCATCCCGAGATCCGCTATGTCGACCTGATCTGTCTCGATCTGCCCGGCCACTTCTACGGCAAGCGCTATCCGATCGATGCGCTCGAGAAGGTCGCGTCGGGTTCGCTGCTGAAGCTGCCGCAGAACTGCGTGCTGCTCGGCACGCAGGGCGGCCTCTACAAGATCGGCGATTACTGCTTCAACGACGGCGATCCCGATGCGCCGCGCCGTCTGATCCCCGGCACGCTGAAGCCGGTGCGCTGGGAACGGCAGCCGCTCGCGCAGATGCTGATCAGCTCCGACGGCACGGAGGCGCCGATCGAGTTCGAGCCGCGCGAGGTGCTCGCGCGCGTGCTGCGGCGCTTCGCGGCACGGGGGATCAGACCGGTGGTCGCATTCGAGCTGGAGTTCTACCTGTTCGCCGCTCAGCTCGCCGACGGGATGCCGCAGTACCCGCGCGATCGGCTGAGCGACGACCGCGACGATCAGCCGAACATGCATATCGAGCGGCTGTCGCGGTTTGCCGACGTGCTGCACGAGATGGTCGACGCCGCATGCGAGCAGGGCGTCGATGCGACGGTGATCACGGCCGAACTCGGGCCCGGCCAGTTCGAGATCAATTTCGGCCATACCGACGATGCGTTGCGCGCGGCCGACTGGTCGGCGCTGTTCTGCCGCAGCACGCGCGGCGTCGCGTTGAAGCACGGCTATCGCGCGAGCTTCATGGGCAAGCCGTACCTGCACGCGCCGGGCAGCGGGATGCACGTGCACGTGAGCCTGTACGACGACGCGGGTCGCAACCTGCTCGCGGCCGACGGTCAGCGGCCACTGCGGCACGCGGTGGCCGGGTGTCTCGCGCTGCTGCCGCATTGCATGCCGGTATTCGCGCCGAATCACAATGCATTCCGTCGCTACGGATCGATGGTGAACGCGGCGAGCCGCGCGAGCTGGGGCTTCGAGGATCGCGACGCGTGCATCCGGATTCCGGAGTCGGATGCGCGCAATCTGCGGATCGAACACCGGCTCGCGAGCGCCGACGCGAATCCGTATCTGGTGCTTGCGGCGATTCTCGCCGGGATCGAGCACGGGCTCGATGCGAGGCTCGAGCCGATCGCACCGCTCAACGACGATCGCGGCAGCGGAGTCGACTTCCCGAAGGAGATGTTGTCGGCCGTCGCGGCGATGCAGGATCACGCTGCCGTGCGACAGCGGCTCGGCAGCGAGTTCGTGATGGTCTATTGCGAGAACAAGCGGCAGGAGGAACTGGATTTTCGCAACGAGATCGGCGCACGCGAGTATCGGTGGTTTCTTTGA
- a CDS encoding FAD-dependent oxidoreductase yields the protein MDRRTFLVASAAASLAACGRSGWIETTPRVDYPGMREGHALRDHAALPPPSGTIETDVAILGAGAAGLSCAWQLARAGHRRFMVLAGPEFGGNAAGGRFGELGYPKGAHYLPLPSLESAHLRDMLADLGVIESGALTAHPAYDERALVHAPDERLFIAGQWQDGIVPTAGLDADALAQQARFFAYTDNLRAARGADGRKVFCIPIAESSRDPRWRALDRRSFRQWLLDEGYTAAALHWYLNYCCRDDYGAGYERVSAWAGLHYFSSRGGHASDASDGAVLTWPDGLHSMVTKLCESITARTGSSAWSRDGFAVRANERAGSVDVLCARIAADGAVSTFTLKARRVVSAMPLFVAARVFPHLRAYGFDPARDLPPRAPWLVSNFLLDGMPAEQAGVPLAWDNVVYDGAGLGYVVSTHQLIRMSPPTRSVFSAYQALSTHTPDDTRRWLTQAKPDALREQAAIDLHAVYGRELWKHATALEITVRGHAMATPNVGFLSRPGLLALRDADGPVVFAHADLSGLSLFEEASYWGMLAARRVLA from the coding sequence ATGGACCGCCGCACGTTCCTCGTCGCGTCCGCCGCCGCGTCGCTCGCCGCGTGCGGCCGCTCCGGCTGGATCGAGACGACGCCGCGCGTCGACTATCCCGGCATGCGCGAAGGCCATGCGCTGCGCGACCACGCAGCGTTGCCGCCGCCGTCCGGCACAATCGAGACCGACGTCGCGATCCTCGGCGCCGGCGCCGCCGGGTTGTCGTGTGCGTGGCAACTCGCGCGTGCCGGTCATCGGCGCTTCATGGTGCTCGCAGGGCCGGAATTCGGCGGCAATGCGGCCGGCGGCCGCTTCGGCGAGCTTGGCTATCCGAAGGGCGCGCACTACCTGCCGCTGCCGTCGCTCGAATCCGCGCATCTGCGCGACATGCTCGCCGATCTCGGCGTGATCGAATCCGGCGCGCTCACCGCGCACCCCGCGTACGACGAACGCGCGCTCGTGCACGCACCCGACGAGCGCCTGTTCATCGCCGGGCAGTGGCAGGACGGCATCGTCCCGACGGCCGGCCTCGACGCCGATGCACTCGCTCAGCAAGCCCGCTTCTTCGCGTACACAGACAACCTGCGCGCCGCGCGCGGTGCCGACGGCCGCAAGGTGTTCTGCATCCCGATCGCGGAGTCGTCGCGCGACCCGCGCTGGCGCGCGCTCGATCGACGCTCGTTCAGACAGTGGCTGCTCGACGAGGGCTACACCGCCGCCGCGCTGCACTGGTACCTGAACTACTGCTGCCGCGACGACTACGGCGCCGGCTACGAACGGGTGTCCGCGTGGGCCGGTCTGCACTATTTCTCGTCGCGCGGCGGCCATGCGAGCGACGCCAGCGACGGCGCGGTACTGACCTGGCCCGACGGGCTGCACTCGATGGTGACGAAGCTGTGCGAATCGATCACGGCGCGCACCGGTTCGAGCGCCTGGTCGCGCGACGGTTTCGCCGTTCGCGCGAACGAGCGTGCGGGCAGCGTCGACGTGCTGTGCGCGCGCATTGCCGCCGATGGTGCGGTGTCGACGTTCACGCTGAAAGCGCGCCGTGTCGTCAGCGCGATGCCGCTGTTCGTCGCGGCGCGCGTGTTTCCGCACCTGCGCGCATACGGCTTCGATCCCGCGCGCGACTTGCCGCCGCGCGCGCCGTGGCTCGTGTCCAACTTCCTGCTCGACGGGATGCCGGCCGAGCAAGCCGGCGTGCCGCTCGCGTGGGACAACGTCGTCTATGACGGCGCGGGGCTCGGCTATGTGGTGTCGACGCATCAGCTGATCCGCATGTCGCCGCCGACACGGTCGGTGTTCTCCGCATATCAGGCGCTGAGCACGCACACACCGGACGACACGCGCCGCTGGCTCACGCAGGCAAAGCCCGATGCGTTGCGCGAGCAGGCGGCGATCGATCTGCATGCCGTGTACGGACGCGAGCTGTGGAAGCATGCGACCGCGCTCGAGATCACCGTGCGCGGCCATGCGATGGCGACGCCCAACGTCGGCTTCCTGAGCCGGCCGGGGCTGCTCGCGCTGCGCGACGCCGACGGCCCCGTCGTGTTCGCGCACGCGGACTTGTCCGGGCTTTCGCTGTTCGAGGAAGCATCGTACTGGGGCATGCTCGCGGCGCGGCGCGTACTCGCGTGA